In Lactobacillus sp. PV012, one genomic interval encodes:
- a CDS encoding phosphoglycerate kinase, translating into MSKLTVEDLKDLKGKKVLVRVDFNVPIKNGVISDDNRIVAALPTIKYIIEHGGKAILLSHLGRVKSDADKKELTLAPVAERLSELLNKPVTFVPENEGEEVEETIDNMKDGDVVVLENTRFQDIDNDFGKRESKNDPSLGEYWASLGDIFVNDAFGTAHRSHASNVGIATAMKKAGKPAAAGYLLQKEIQFLGDAVENPVHPFVTILGGAKVSDKIGVIENLIPKSDHILIGGGMAYTFLAAQGHKIGKSLFEADKLDLAKELLKKAGDKIVLPVDNVAATEFSNDAPHEVVGDDIPDNMMGLDIGPKTVAKFKDILKDAKTVVWNGPMGAFEMPNYAEGTLEVGRALAELKDAVTIIGGGDSTAAAKQLGIAPKISHISTGGGASLNYLEGKELPGIACVSDKD; encoded by the coding sequence ATGTCTAAATTAACTGTGGAAGATCTTAAAGATCTTAAAGGTAAAAAAGTATTAGTTCGTGTTGATTTTAATGTTCCAATTAAAAATGGTGTCATCAGTGATGATAACCGTATTGTGGCAGCATTACCAACAATTAAGTACATTATTGAACATGGTGGTAAAGCAATCTTATTAAGTCACTTAGGACGTGTTAAGAGTGATGCTGATAAGAAAGAATTAACTTTAGCACCAGTTGCAGAACGTTTAAGTGAATTACTTAATAAGCCGGTAACCTTTGTTCCAGAAAATGAAGGTGAAGAAGTCGAAGAAACCATCGATAATATGAAAGATGGCGATGTAGTTGTTCTTGAAAATACAAGATTCCAAGATATTGACAACGACTTCGGTAAACGTGAATCTAAAAATGATCCAAGTTTAGGTGAATACTGGGCAAGTTTAGGTGATATTTTTGTAAACGATGCCTTTGGTACTGCTCACAGAAGTCACGCATCTAATGTTGGTATTGCAACTGCAATGAAGAAAGCTGGTAAGCCTGCTGCAGCTGGATACTTATTACAAAAAGAAATTCAATTCTTAGGTGATGCTGTTGAAAACCCTGTACACCCATTTGTAACTATTTTAGGTGGGGCAAAAGTTTCAGATAAGATCGGTGTTATCGAAAACTTAATTCCTAAATCAGACCACATCTTAATTGGTGGGGGTATGGCATATACTTTCTTAGCTGCTCAAGGCCACAAGATTGGTAAATCATTATTTGAAGCTGATAAGTTAGATCTTGCAAAAGAATTACTTAAAAAAGCTGGTGATAAAATTGTCTTACCAGTTGATAACGTTGCAGCAACTGAATTTTCAAATGATGCTCCTCACGAAGTTGTAGGTGATGATATTCCTGATAACATGATGGGCTTAGACATCGGGCCTAAGACTGTTGCTAAATTTAAAGACATTCTTAAAGATGCCAAGACTGTTGTTTGGAATGGACCTATGGGTGCATTTGAAATGCCTAACTATGCTGAAGGTACTTTAGAAGTTGGCCGTGCTTTAGCTGAATTGAAAGATGCAGTTACTATCATTGGTGGTGGTGACTCAACTGCAGCTGCTAAGCAATTAGGTATTGCTCCTAAGATTAGCCACATTTCTACTGGTGGTGGAGCATCACTTAACTACTTAGAAGGTAAAGAATTACCTGGTATTGCATGTGTATCTGATAAAGATTAG
- the gap gene encoding type I glyceraldehyde-3-phosphate dehydrogenase, giving the protein MTVKIGINGFGRIGRLAFRRIMDLGEKSSDIEVVAINDLTTPALLAHLLKYDSTHGTFDHEVSATDDAIVVDGKEYRVYAEPQAQNIPWVKNDGVDFVLECTGFYTSKAKSEAHLKAGAKRVLISAPAGSDLKTIVYGVNDDTLTADDKIVSAGSCTTNSLAPMVNALNKEFGIEVGTMTTIHAYTSTQMILDGPVRGGNFRSARAAAINIIPHSTGAAKAIGLVIPELNGKLNGHAQRVPVPDGSVTELVTILGKEVTADEVNEAMKKYVTPSFAYNDDEIVSTDVLGMTAGSIFDPTQTMVTTAGDKQLVKTVAWYDNEYSFTCQMVRTLLKFATL; this is encoded by the coding sequence ATGACAGTTAAAATTGGTATTAACGGTTTCGGCCGTATCGGACGTTTAGCATTCCGTCGTATCATGGACTTAGGTGAAAAGTCTTCAGATATCGAAGTAGTTGCAATCAACGACTTAACTACTCCAGCACTTTTAGCACACTTACTTAAGTATGACTCAACTCATGGTACTTTTGACCACGAAGTTTCAGCTACTGACGATGCAATCGTTGTAGATGGTAAGGAATACCGTGTTTACGCAGAACCACAAGCACAAAACATTCCTTGGGTTAAGAACGACGGTGTTGACTTTGTTCTTGAATGTACTGGTTTCTACACTAGCAAAGCTAAGAGTGAAGCTCACCTTAAAGCTGGTGCAAAGAGAGTTTTAATTTCTGCTCCTGCAGGTAGCGATCTTAAGACTATCGTTTACGGTGTTAACGACGATACTTTAACTGCTGATGACAAGATCGTTTCAGCTGGTTCATGTACTACTAACTCATTGGCTCCAATGGTTAACGCATTGAACAAGGAATTTGGTATTGAAGTTGGTACTATGACTACTATCCACGCATACACTTCAACTCAAATGATCTTAGATGGACCTGTTCGTGGTGGTAACTTCCGTTCAGCACGTGCTGCTGCAATTAACATCATTCCTCACTCAACTGGTGCTGCTAAGGCTATTGGTCTTGTAATTCCAGAATTAAACGGTAAGTTGAATGGTCACGCACAACGTGTTCCTGTTCCAGATGGTTCTGTAACTGAATTAGTAACTATCCTTGGTAAGGAAGTAACTGCTGACGAAGTTAACGAAGCTATGAAGAAGTACGTAACTCCATCATTTGCTTACAACGATGACGAAATCGTTTCAACTGATGTTTTAGGTATGACTGCTGGTTCAATCTTTGACCCAACTCAAACTATGGTAACTACTGCAGGTGACAAGCAATTAGTTAAGACTGTTGCTTGGTACGACAATGAATACTCATTCACTTGCCAAATGGTTCGTACTTTATTAAAATTTGCTACTCTTTAA
- a CDS encoding sugar-binding transcriptional regulator produces the protein MESDFTLLQSLVPDILKVIRQRFLVLEQISLLAPVGRRVVAKKLGLSERNIRTETDYLKQLGLIEVKSYGMILTEKGERTLKEAAPLMDRLFNASQQEIALAQKLGIERAIVVPGDLDRQERVISLISEKLNAALDLLLPLGKNIITVLGGATIAGVAKHLSSNLNRYRNLLFVPGRGAVGESVELQSNTVAQVMASQTGGKHKGLYLPEHVSSEALNILMQDSDIANAISNIYNSDAVVHGIGRSDEMVKRKNLDLITQSKLREKGAVAECFGYFFDRQGRVIERFPRIGLQLEDLDKIPRVFAIAAGSSKAEAIASYMHHAPKQTWLITDEGASNKVLKGK, from the coding sequence ATGGAGTCAGATTTTACCTTACTACAAAGCTTAGTTCCTGATATTTTAAAAGTAATTCGACAACGTTTTCTGGTTCTTGAGCAGATCTCGCTGTTAGCTCCAGTTGGGCGAAGAGTTGTTGCTAAAAAATTAGGATTAAGTGAACGAAATATACGCACTGAAACTGATTATTTAAAACAATTGGGTCTGATTGAAGTAAAGAGCTACGGAATGATTTTGACAGAAAAAGGAGAACGGACTTTAAAGGAAGCTGCTCCATTAATGGATCGCTTATTTAATGCCAGTCAGCAAGAAATCGCATTGGCTCAAAAGTTAGGTATTGAAAGAGCAATTGTAGTTCCTGGCGACTTAGATCGGCAAGAACGGGTAATTTCACTTATAAGCGAAAAACTCAATGCAGCCCTGGATTTACTTTTGCCACTTGGAAAAAATATTATAACTGTTTTAGGTGGCGCAACCATTGCTGGAGTAGCTAAGCATCTATCTTCAAATTTAAATCGCTATCGAAATCTTTTATTTGTTCCTGGACGAGGAGCAGTAGGAGAAAGTGTGGAATTACAAAGTAATACTGTAGCACAAGTTATGGCTTCACAGACAGGTGGTAAACATAAAGGTTTATATTTACCAGAGCATGTTTCTTCAGAAGCTTTGAACATTTTAATGCAAGATTCAGATATTGCGAATGCGATTTCAAACATTTATAATAGTGATGCAGTGGTTCATGGAATTGGACGTTCAGATGAGATGGTTAAGCGAAAAAATTTAGACTTAATTACTCAGTCCAAACTTCGTGAAAAAGGTGCAGTGGCCGAATGTTTCGGGTATTTCTTCGACCGTCAAGGAAGGGTTATCGAGAGATTTCCTAGAATTGGATTACAATTAGAAGATTTAGATAAAATACCCCGTGTATTTGCAATTGCAGCTGGATCTAGTAAAGCAGAAGCAATTGCGTCATACATGCATCATGCTCCCAAGCAAACTTGGTTAATTACCGATGAGGGAGCCTCAAATAAGGTTTTAAAGGGGAAGTAA